The genomic DNA TCCGCCCGATCAACACCGGTTCCATTATGTGAAGACCACCGTGCGGGTCCATGCGTATCCCGATAGTACCTTGGCCGTGTTCCATGGCCCGCGATGCTTGGCGCGGTATCAGCCGGATGGGCGGGTGATCGAATCCAAAGACGCCCCTTCAAGCCGTCGCGGCCCGACCCGCCGATCGGGCGGCCGACCGATCGTTGATCCTAGGCCAATTGTGCGCGAAAACATTTCGGCGCACGGCTGAAATTATTCGAGCGAAATACCGGACAGATCATGTGCTACATAAACCGGACAACTTAACTTGCTATCTACACGCATGGTCACTCACATCCAAGTAAGAGCCGCCATGCGGAAAAAAAGGAAATAACGGCTGATGCTTGTCCTAAGCGCCATGTCGTCTTGTTATCCGCGCAATCTTGACTCTCAAGAATACTGTGGTTAAAATTAGGCCAAGGTTTTTCAACGGTTTTGCTCGAACGCGGCCGGGGATTTCGCACTCACGAGTAAGGAGGCAGGATGTTCGAACGATTCACGGACAAAGGTCGAAAAATCATTATCCTCGCGCGCGAGGAGGCCGAGCGGCATCAGAACGACTATCTGGGGACTGAACATCTCGTCTTGGCCATACTTCGTGAGTCCGACGGCATTGCTCTCATGATTCTGAAAAAGATGGGACTTTCTACGGAGCAGATCAGGTTGGAAATTGAGCGAAATCTGCCCGGTGGGGGGACCACTATGACATTTGGAGAGATTCCCTTCAGCCCCCGCGTGAAGAAGGTTATTGAATACGGAGTCGAAGAAGCCCGTCTGCTAGGCCACAATCACATCGGCAGTGAGCATCTTCTCCTCGGCCTCCTTCGTGAAGAAGAAGGGATAGGCGGAAAAATCCTCCGCAGTCTGGGTGCGAATCTGTTGACTGCACGGCAGTTAACAGTGACGTTTCTACGGAAGTCCGCTCCCCGAGAACGGGATCGGAAGAGTAATACTCCGGCTCTCGATGAATTCGGACGTGATTTGACCCAGCTGGCCCAAGAAGGTCAACTGGATCCGGTGATCGGTAGAGCAGATGAGATTGAGCGTGTCTTGCAAATTCTCAGTCGCAGAAGCAAGAACAATCCTGTGCTGATCGGCGAATCCGGTGTTGGGAAAACCGCCATCGTCGAAGGACTTGCACAACGGATCGTCCAATCTGAAGTTCCTGACAATCTGCTCTCTCGTCGGGTCATCGCCTTGGATCTAGGGTCTCTTGTCGCCGGTACCAAATACCGTGGACAGTTTGAAGAGCGCCTCAAGGTCGTGATGAAAGAAATTGTCCAGGCCGGCAATATCATCATTTTCATTGATGAGCTGCATACACTGGTTGGAGCCGGAGCTGCAGAGGGATCCATCGACGCTTCCAATATGTTGAAGCCGGCTTTGTCGCGCGGCGAGATCCAATGCATTGGGGCCACCACGCTGGATGAGTACCGGAAGCATATTGAAAAAGACGGCGCGTTGAAACGGCGGTTCCAACCGATCCACGTTCAGCCGCCCAATCTTGATGAAACTGTCCGCATCATCCAAGGGCTTCGAGATCGATACGAGGAACATCACGGAGTGGAAATCACGGAAGACGCCATTATTGAGGCTGTCAAGTTGTCCGATCGCTACATCACCGACCGGTTTCTCCCGGACAAGGCGATCGACTTGATCGATGAAACCGGGTCGCGGGCGAAGCTCCAGACCTATGCACTCCCCTCGGAATTGAAAGCGATGGAGCAAGAGCTGAAGAAGGTGTCGCGAGAGAAAGAACTGTCAATATCCATGCAGAATTTCGAGGAAGCCGTACGGCACCGTGAGGAAGAAGAGCGCCTGCGTAAGTTGCTCGACGAATCCAAGCGAGAATGGAAAAAGAATCAAGAAAAAAACAAGCCCGTGATCGGTAAGGAGGATGTCGCCTACGTTGTGTCCAAAATGACCGGTATTCCGCTCTTTAAGCTGGAAGAAGAAGAGTCCAACAAGCTCTTGCGCATGGAAGAGTTTCTCCATAAACGAGTGGTCGGTCAAAATGAGGCGATTTCCGCGGTCGCTCGCGCCATCCGACGATCTCGCGCCGGTTTGAAGGAAGCTCGGAAACCGATCGGCTCCTTCATTTTCTTAGGACCGACGGGTGTAGGTAAGACGGAACTGGCCAGGACATTGGCTGAGTTTCTGTTCAACAGCGAAGATGCGCTGATCCGTGTCGATATGTCCGAATATCAGGAAAAGTTTACCAGTTCTCGGCTCTTTGGAGCCCCTCCAGGCTATGTGGGGTATGAAGAAGGTGGACAGTTGACCGAAAAGGTACGCCGTCGGCCTTATTCCGTCGTATTGTTCGATGAAATTGAGAAGGCTCATCCGGATGTGTTCAATGTCCTGCTTCAAGTATTAGATGACGGAGTGTTGACAGATAGTCTCGGACGAAAGGTTGATTTCAAGAATACGGTCGTCATTATGACGTCTAATATCGGAACGAAAATGATTCAGAAGGGTGTTTCCCTTGGTTTTCAGAGCACGGAAAGCGAAGCGGCACGTCGGAAGAAGGAAGAAGTGCTTGGAGAACTTCGGAAATCATTCAGTCCCGAATTTCTCAATCGGATCGATGAAATCGTGATTTTCCATCAATTGGAAAAAGAACAGCTCTATAGCATCCTGGATATCTTGCTCCGTGAGTTGAACCTCCGCCTATTGGATAAAGGGATTGAAATTGAGGTCGATGACGAAGTCAAGCAATGGCTCATCAAAGAGGGCTATGAGCCGTTGTACGGAGCGAGGCCCATGCGGCGGGCTATCCAGCGTGCCATCGGTGACCCGCTATCCGATGAGCTGATTAGAGGGCGTTTCAAAGAAAGCCGCAAGGTGAAAGTAGTTCTGCGGGATGGAGCTCCGACCTTCATCGAGCAGGAGGCATTGGCGGGAGTATAGTGCCTTTGGTGATCTTGAGATTCCCATAACAAACATTAGCGGCCTCTGTGGCTGATCGCTGCAGGGGCTGTTTTGTTGTTCAATGCCTGTGGGTCCATCGTAACGGAATGTGCTCTCACTCCAATCGGCCAGAATTTCAGCCTGAGGTTCGATGGCGTCCGGGCCCGGTTCTTGGCATCGAATCTTCATGCGATGAAACGGCTGCAGCCGTACTCAGTCGTGAAGGAAAGGTGCTTTCCAACATAGTGTCTTCGCAAGTGGCAGTCCATAAAAAATTCGGCGGCGTCGTCCCAGAATTAGCCGCACGAGCTCACCTTGAAACAATCGACATGGTCGTCAGAGAAGCCTTGGCGACTGCCCAAATCCCAAAAAATACTCTAGGTGCGGTGGCCGTCACTCACGGACCTGGATTGGCTGGAGCCCTTTTGGTGGGAGTGAATTACGCAAAAGCCTTGAGCTACGGATTGGGCATTCCGATTATTGGCGTCAATCACCTGCAGGGCCATATCGCTTCTGCATGGCTCACCGACCAGATATTCCCACTATCGTGCATTGTGCTGGTTGTGTCGGGCGGTCATACTCACCTCTATCGCCATGAAATCGATGGTCGGTGTATCCTACTGGGACGTACTCGCGACGACGCCGCCGGTGAGGCATTCGACAAGGGAGCCCAGATGCTTGGCTTAGGGTATCCCGGTGGACCGGCTATTGACCGAATCGCACGTGACGGGGATTCACAGGCCTTTCGCTTTCCTCGCTTCCACCGGGCAAAGAACAGTCTTGAGTTCAGTTTCAGCGGCCTCAAGACGGCCTTGTTATATAAGTTGCGAGAAATGGATGATTCCCTGCGATCTCATAAGATTGCCGACTTGGCGGCCGGCTACCAAGAGGCTATTGTGCAGGTCTTGGCCACGAAGGCCTTCGCTGCTCTCGAGCAGTCGAACTTGGATGCGCTCGCTGTCGTGGGAGGCGTTTCAGCTAATTCACGGTTGAGAACCATACTCAGCGAGCGTGCGGTACGTGAAGGTATTCGTCTATCGCTGCCGCCTCTTGAATATTGCACCGACAATGCTGCCATGATTGCCTCGGCGGGGCGCCGGTTGCTGATGAACGGAGAGCGGCCACATGGCGATCTCGATATCAGTCCGGCCGAGAGGTTCGTGACGATTCAGGAAGAAAACCGAGCAAATATCGGGTTTTCCTAAAGGGGTAAGGAGAAGCCAATTCCTGATATCCGAGGTCAGATCACAGGACTGCGTACCAGCCAAGTCGCGTCTGTTGAACGACTCTACCGACGTCGTGTCTCCCCCGATAAAGTCATTACACCGGAGCTGGCAAAAGCCATGGCCCAGCTGACCGTCGAGTTTCGTCGCCCGATCGGTGTGCTGTTGACACGACGAGGACAAGTTCAGGAAGTGATTGTGGGAACGGATTTGTCCCTGTCTTCAACGACGCTGACCCTCTTCCGTACGGGGGCGCGATCGCTTCGTGGTTTAAGGTTCATTCGCACACAACTGCACGATCAGCCTTTAAATCAAGAGGTGCTCACTGATCTGGCTTTCTTGCGACTTGACCTTATCGGACTTCTCTCCATCACGGAGGATGGCCAATTAGGCAATCTGTATCTTGCCCATCTGCTGGCTCCCAATTCGACTGGTCAATTGTTCAAAGTACTCAAGGCCGTCCCGTTCCACAATCTGACCATGATGTTCGACCGGTTCATCGAAGAGCTTGACGTAGACCTTCAGCGGGCGCGAGCCCACTATGCGGTGGAGAGCGGCAAGGAATCGGCGATACTTGTCAGCGCCTCCGTTAAAAGTCGGTCCGAGCAGGAAGAGCGTTTGGCCGAGTTGGCTGAGCTGGCGACCTCCGCCGATATCACGGTGATCGATCGGGTCGTACAACGAACGCCGGACGGGCATCAGCGGTATCTCTTGGGAAGCGGCAAGATGAAGGATGTTCTAATCCGGACGCTCCATCAGGGCGCCGGCATGGTGATTTTTGATCAAACGTTGTCACCGGCTCAACTGCGAGCAATTTCAGAGATGACCGATATTAAGGTGATTGACCGGACTCAGCTGATCCTGGATATCTTTGCTCGCCGAGCCCACAGTCGTGAAGGCAAAGTACAGGTGGAACTCGCGCAGCTACGGTATCTGCTTCCACGATTGTCTGGAAAAGGCACCGAACTCTCGCGCATGGGCGGCGGGATCGGGACTCGAGGACCGGGCGAAACCAAATTGGAAACTGATCGTCGCCGTGTGCGCGACCGCATCACGCATTTAGAACGGGAACTGAGGCAGTTTGAACGCCGGCAAGGCCAACGTCGATCCAAGCGCGATCGACACGGACTCCCTATCGTTTCTCTGGTGGGCTATACGAACGCTGGTAAGTCGACACTGCTCAACGTGCTGACGAACAGTCAGGTATCAGCTCAAAACAGATTATTCGAAACTCTGGATACGACAAGCCGACGTCTGCGGTTTCCGCAGGATCGCGAAATCATCATCACCGATACGGTAGGGTTTATTCGGGATCTTCCGCAAGAGTTGGTCGGTGCTTTTCGGACAACGCTCGAAGAACTCCGAGAGGCCGATCTCATACTGCATGTTGTCGATGGCAGCGCCGCGGACATCGACATTCAGATTACGGCCGTCGTCGCCATTCTTGAGGAGTTGCATTTGAATGCGATACCGAGATTGCTCGTGTTGAATAAGTGTGACCGGATATCACCATCGCGCGTCGAGTTACTCTGCCGGCGTTACGGAGCCATCGGCATTTCGGCGTTCCAGCCTGCCACACTACGTCCTCTCCTCGCTCAATTGGAAGCCCACGTGAGGGCTTTGTCAACCGATGACCATCAGACTGTCGGCCTGCAGCTGCAGGCCGACCCGCTGGTGCTTGCATCTCGTCGGTAACCTCTGCACAATCGGGCCGCCATGAAGAAAGCCAAACGCATGGGAACACAGTCCGTTTTCGACCGCCCGGCACAGATTGCCATGAGCCTGCGTCGAGCCATGCCGGTGGCGCGGGTGGAATTAACGCATCGTTCTCCGTGGGAGTTACTGGTCGCTACCATTCTATCAGCGCAGTGCACGGACCAGCGCGTGAACCAGGTGACACCGAGCCTATTCGGACAATATCCCACACCCCAAGCCATGGCAAAGGCGCCGTCGACTGAGCTGGAAGCGTTGATCAGATCAACCGGCTTTTATAAGAGCAAGGCGAAAAACTTGATCGGCTGTGCTCAGGTCATTACCGCGCAGTTCAAGGGTCGAGTCCCCGACACAATGGAAGAACTCATATCGCTACCTGGTGTCGGGCGAAAAACAGCCAATGTGCTCCTTGGGACTGCGTTTGGAAAACCGGCTGTTGTCGTCGATACGCATGTGAGCCGGGTGACCAATCGACTGGCCTTGACCCATTCAAGGGATCCCGAGCAAATCGAGCGCGATCTGCAATCGGCGTATCCGCAAACTCAGTGGACGGATGTGTCCCAACGGCTGCTCCTTCACGGACGGTATGTATGCCTCGCACGGAAACCGCGCTGTCTTGTTTGCCCGATTTACGATGTGTGTGAGTGGGAAGGGAAACTCCAGAAATGATTAAGAGCATGACAGGATTCGGCCGCCGACAGGAATCATGGTCCGAAGGGACCGTCAGCGTTGAAGTGAGGTCGGTCAACCATCGTTTCCTTGAGGCGTCTATTCGCATGCCGAAGTCGATGAGCGGACTAGAAGAACGATTCAAGAAGGCGATCCAACAACAGTGTGGACGTGGAAGAGTCGATCTAACAGTGTCGCTACAGGGCGGTCGAGGAAGCGATCGTGCCGTGCAACTTGACGTTGAACTGGCCAAACAGTACCATCATGCTCTTCGTACGCTCCAGCGCACGCTGAAACTTAAAGGCTCCATTGACATCGGACTGATGGCGGGATTCCGCGATATCATCGCGCTTTCTGAGCAGCCGGCCGACGATCCTACGCTCACAAAAGTG from Nitrospira sp. includes the following:
- a CDS encoding ATP-dependent Clp protease, ATP-binding subunit ClpC; translation: MFERFTDKGRKIIILAREEAERHQNDYLGTEHLVLAILRESDGIALMILKKMGLSTEQIRLEIERNLPGGGTTMTFGEIPFSPRVKKVIEYGVEEARLLGHNHIGSEHLLLGLLREEEGIGGKILRSLGANLLTARQLTVTFLRKSAPRERDRKSNTPALDEFGRDLTQLAQEGQLDPVIGRADEIERVLQILSRRSKNNPVLIGESGVGKTAIVEGLAQRIVQSEVPDNLLSRRVIALDLGSLVAGTKYRGQFEERLKVVMKEIVQAGNIIIFIDELHTLVGAGAAEGSIDASNMLKPALSRGEIQCIGATTLDEYRKHIEKDGALKRRFQPIHVQPPNLDETVRIIQGLRDRYEEHHGVEITEDAIIEAVKLSDRYITDRFLPDKAIDLIDETGSRAKLQTYALPSELKAMEQELKKVSREKELSISMQNFEEAVRHREEEERLRKLLDESKREWKKNQEKNKPVIGKEDVAYVVSKMTGIPLFKLEEEESNKLLRMEEFLHKRVVGQNEAISAVARAIRRSRAGLKEARKPIGSFIFLGPTGVGKTELARTLAEFLFNSEDALIRVDMSEYQEKFTSSRLFGAPPGYVGYEEGGQLTEKVRRRPYSVVLFDEIEKAHPDVFNVLLQVLDDGVLTDSLGRKVDFKNTVVIMTSNIGTKMIQKGVSLGFQSTESEAARRKKEEVLGELRKSFSPEFLNRIDEIVIFHQLEKEQLYSILDILLRELNLRLLDKGIEIEVDDEVKQWLIKEGYEPLYGARPMRRAIQRAIGDPLSDELIRGRFKESRKVKVVLRDGAPTFIEQEALAGV
- a CDS encoding N(6)-L-threonylcarbamoyladenine synthase, encoding MCSHSNRPEFQPEVRWRPGPVLGIESSCDETAAAVLSREGKVLSNIVSSQVAVHKKFGGVVPELAARAHLETIDMVVREALATAQIPKNTLGAVAVTHGPGLAGALLVGVNYAKALSYGLGIPIIGVNHLQGHIASAWLTDQIFPLSCIVLVVSGGHTHLYRHEIDGRCILLGRTRDDAAGEAFDKGAQMLGLGYPGGPAIDRIARDGDSQAFRFPRFHRAKNSLEFSFSGLKTALLYKLREMDDSLRSHKIADLAAGYQEAIVQVLATKAFAALEQSNLDALAVVGGVSANSRLRTILSERAVREGIRLSLPPLEYCTDNAAMIASAGRRLLMNGERPHGDLDISPAERFVTIQEENRANIGFS
- a CDS encoding Ribosome LSU-associated GTP-binding protein HflX; the encoded protein is MAQLTVEFRRPIGVLLTRRGQVQEVIVGTDLSLSSTTLTLFRTGARSLRGLRFIRTQLHDQPLNQEVLTDLAFLRLDLIGLLSITEDGQLGNLYLAHLLAPNSTGQLFKVLKAVPFHNLTMMFDRFIEELDVDLQRARAHYAVESGKESAILVSASVKSRSEQEERLAELAELATSADITVIDRVVQRTPDGHQRYLLGSGKMKDVLIRTLHQGAGMVIFDQTLSPAQLRAISEMTDIKVIDRTQLILDIFARRAHSREGKVQVELAQLRYLLPRLSGKGTELSRMGGGIGTRGPGETKLETDRRRVRDRITHLERELRQFERRQGQRRSKRDRHGLPIVSLVGYTNAGKSTLLNVLTNSQVSAQNRLFETLDTTSRRLRFPQDREIIITDTVGFIRDLPQELVGAFRTTLEELREADLILHVVDGSAADIDIQITAVVAILEELHLNAIPRLLVLNKCDRISPSRVELLCRRYGAIGISAFQPATLRPLLAQLEAHVRALSTDDHQTVGLQLQADPLVLASRR
- a CDS encoding Endonuclease III, with translation MKKAKRMGTQSVFDRPAQIAMSLRRAMPVARVELTHRSPWELLVATILSAQCTDQRVNQVTPSLFGQYPTPQAMAKAPSTELEALIRSTGFYKSKAKNLIGCAQVITAQFKGRVPDTMEELISLPGVGRKTANVLLGTAFGKPAVVVDTHVSRVTNRLALTHSRDPEQIERDLQSAYPQTQWTDVSQRLLLHGRYVCLARKPRCLVCPIYDVCEWEGKLQK